The following proteins are co-located in the Verrucomicrobiota bacterium genome:
- a CDS encoding insulinase family protein: protein MAKLPFRAGSLPTSRSFSLALLLTLLLTAPHAFAQKVPVIEKTLSNGMRLLMLERRDSPTISGGWVVHVGSSNERPGITGIAHLFEHMMFKGSPHIGTKDAAKDREIMEEQERVRSLMREEEAKMRTAYRRGEIDDLLKPENQTARYKELATEFKKLLDAQRELLVKNEFDRIYTTAGASGMNASTSADVTVYFITVPANKMELWMWMESERLLRPVFREFYAERDVVYEERRMRTESTPLGKFQEALESMFWESHPYQWPVIGWPSDIASISKEEADAFFATYYAPQNITLVLVGDFDSAPAETLAERYFGRIPRGKTKPPEVVTLEVKQQAEKRMYAEAEANPQVDMLWKTVPFGHRDSYVLGVLSQLMSTRTGRLYKGLVLGSKVATDTYAYQDSRKWAGLFNVGGEASEGRKPEEVEAAIEAELDKLRHERVPDEELQKVKNNFAAGEYRKLASNSSILMQLLFYDGLGNWREINEAGPRYQAVTSEDIQNAVRKYFTKENRTVAVYTRKPGAAPSGDESSLTPEQLPILRQMTSALQQEKDSGKLQQRLKEIEERMGKTDPKNQPLLKLYRKRIEQRLAELQKP, encoded by the coding sequence ATGGCAAAGCTCCCCTTTCGAGCCGGTTCCCTTCCAACCTCCAGGTCCTTTTCGCTGGCGCTCCTTTTGACCCTCCTCCTGACCGCACCCCACGCCTTCGCTCAGAAGGTGCCCGTGATCGAAAAAACGCTGTCCAACGGCATGCGGCTGCTCATGCTCGAGCGGCGCGACAGCCCCACCATCTCGGGCGGCTGGGTGGTCCATGTGGGCAGCTCCAACGAACGACCCGGCATCACCGGCATTGCTCATCTTTTCGAACACATGATGTTCAAGGGATCCCCCCATATCGGCACCAAGGACGCCGCCAAAGACCGGGAAATCATGGAGGAACAGGAGCGCGTACGATCGTTGATGCGCGAGGAGGAAGCGAAAATGCGCACCGCCTACCGGCGCGGCGAGATCGATGATCTGCTCAAACCCGAAAATCAAACCGCCCGTTACAAGGAACTCGCAACCGAGTTCAAAAAACTCCTGGATGCCCAGCGCGAACTCCTCGTTAAAAACGAATTTGACCGCATTTACACCACCGCCGGCGCTTCGGGGATGAACGCCTCCACCTCCGCCGATGTCACCGTCTATTTTATCACCGTTCCCGCCAACAAAATGGAACTGTGGATGTGGATGGAGTCGGAGCGCCTCCTGCGCCCCGTCTTCCGCGAATTCTACGCCGAACGCGATGTCGTCTATGAAGAACGCCGCATGCGCACCGAATCCACCCCGCTCGGCAAATTTCAAGAGGCGCTCGAATCCATGTTTTGGGAATCTCATCCCTACCAGTGGCCGGTCATCGGGTGGCCCTCGGACATCGCCTCGATCTCGAAGGAGGAGGCTGACGCTTTTTTCGCCACCTACTACGCTCCGCAAAACATCACCCTGGTGCTGGTCGGCGATTTTGATTCCGCCCCGGCCGAAACTCTCGCCGAACGCTATTTTGGTCGGATTCCCCGCGGCAAAACGAAACCGCCGGAAGTCGTCACCCTGGAGGTCAAACAGCAAGCGGAAAAGCGGATGTACGCCGAGGCCGAGGCGAATCCCCAGGTCGATATGCTCTGGAAGACGGTTCCCTTCGGCCACCGCGACAGCTACGTGCTCGGAGTGCTTTCGCAACTGATGTCCACCCGCACCGGCCGGCTCTACAAAGGACTGGTCTTGGGTTCGAAGGTCGCCACGGACACCTACGCCTACCAGGATTCCCGCAAGTGGGCCGGCTTGTTCAACGTGGGGGGGGAAGCAAGCGAAGGCCGCAAACCCGAAGAAGTCGAAGCCGCGATCGAGGCGGAGCTCGATAAACTTCGCCACGAGAGAGTGCCCGACGAGGAATTGCAGAAGGTGAAGAATAACTTCGCCGCCGGGGAATATCGCAAGCTGGCCTCCAACTCCTCGATCCTCATGCAGTTGCTTTTCTACGATGGACTCGGCAATTGGCGTGAGATCAATGAGGCCGGCCCCCGCTACCAAGCCGTGACTTCGGAGGACATCCAAAACGCGGTGCGAAAATATTTCACGAAGGAGAATCGCACCGTCGCCGTCTATACACGCAAGCCGGGAGCCGCTCCTTCGGGTGATGAATCGAGCTTGACGCCGGAACAGCTGCCCATCCTCCGCCAGATGACGTCCGCCCTGCAGCAGGAGAAGGACTCCGGCAAGCTCCAACAACGGCTCAAGGAAATCGAAGAACGCATGGGGAAAACCGATCCCAAAAATCAACCGTTGCTGAAACTTTACCGGAAGCGCATCGAGCAGCGCCTGGCCGAATTGCAAAAACCTTAA
- a CDS encoding insulinase family protein has translation MKALLSLGLALAAALQPWTLRAADPIPNRPEKLAFPPLRFEPPNPADYRVALSSGLIAYLVPNRELPLVQITVLVRTGKYVEPEGKEGLSSLAGYLLSRGGAGSRDAQQLDERLDFLAAQLSTSVAETQGSASLNLLTKDLDEGLSILRDVLASPRFQEDRLTLRREQLLQEMRQRNDDSSSIEARERLFLAYGDAFWASKQSTSNAVTSITRADLETFHRRWFHPANFVVAASGDFDRQDMSARLEKLFAQWPFQGDKALPVPGDGRMSPPGAYLVDKDVNQGRVLIFLPGITRENPDFFPVTVMNDILGGGGFTSRIMNRVRSDEGLAYSAFSSFTGGVYYPLQFIAGFQSKSRTVTYAASIVLDEMSKMARELVGEDELETSRRSFIDTFPRSFANKAQVASIFAQDEFTGRYQKEPDYWKQYRNRIAKVTTDDVRRVAGRYLDTNQVRILIVGQREEILKGHPDHAVRLDQLAGGKVNHVPLRDPLTMKPVAAP, from the coding sequence ATGAAAGCCCTTCTTTCCCTTGGCCTTGCTCTGGCAGCGGCACTCCAGCCCTGGACCCTGCGCGCGGCGGATCCGATTCCCAACCGACCCGAAAAGCTGGCCTTCCCCCCGCTTCGCTTCGAGCCCCCCAATCCCGCGGATTATCGAGTCGCCTTGTCATCCGGCCTGATCGCGTATCTTGTCCCGAATCGCGAGCTTCCTCTGGTCCAAATCACCGTGCTGGTTCGCACTGGCAAGTATGTAGAGCCTGAGGGCAAGGAGGGTCTTTCCTCGTTGGCCGGCTATCTCCTGTCGCGGGGCGGGGCCGGATCGCGCGACGCGCAGCAACTCGACGAACGTCTCGACTTCCTTGCCGCCCAACTCTCCACCAGTGTCGCCGAAACCCAAGGCAGTGCCAGTCTGAACCTCCTCACCAAAGATCTCGACGAGGGTCTTTCCATCCTGCGCGATGTGCTGGCCTCGCCCCGATTTCAAGAGGACCGCCTCACACTCCGCCGCGAACAACTGCTGCAAGAAATGCGGCAGCGCAACGACGATTCGTCCAGCATCGAAGCCCGCGAACGGCTGTTCCTCGCCTACGGGGACGCCTTCTGGGCCTCCAAACAAAGCACCTCCAACGCGGTAACCTCCATCACGCGGGCTGATTTGGAAACCTTTCATCGCCGTTGGTTTCATCCGGCCAACTTCGTGGTCGCGGCCAGCGGCGATTTCGACCGGCAGGACATGAGTGCCCGTCTGGAAAAACTCTTTGCCCAATGGCCGTTCCAAGGCGACAAAGCCCTGCCCGTTCCGGGCGACGGCCGCATGTCGCCACCAGGAGCTTATCTCGTCGATAAAGACGTCAACCAAGGCCGCGTGCTCATCTTTTTGCCCGGGATTACGCGCGAGAATCCTGACTTCTTTCCGGTCACCGTGATGAATGACATCCTGGGCGGAGGCGGGTTTACTTCGCGCATCATGAATCGGGTCCGCTCCGATGAAGGCCTCGCCTATTCTGCCTTCTCCTCTTTCACGGGAGGCGTCTATTATCCGCTTCAATTCATCGCCGGGTTCCAATCCAAGTCGCGCACGGTGACCTATGCGGCCTCCATCGTCCTGGATGAGATGTCCAAAATGGCGCGGGAATTGGTGGGGGAAGACGAGTTGGAAACCTCCCGGCGATCCTTCATCGACACATTCCCTCGGAGCTTCGCCAACAAAGCACAGGTCGCCTCCATCTTCGCCCAGGACGAATTCACCGGTCGCTACCAGAAAGAACCCGATTACTGGAAACAATATCGGAATCGCATCGCCAAGGTGACGACGGACGATGTCCGGCGAGTGGCGGGCCGATATCTCGACACGAATCAGGTCCGAATTCTGATCGTGGGCCAGCGCGAAGAGATTCTGAAGGGACATCCCGACCATGCCGTCCGGCTGGATCAACTGGCGGGGGGCAAAGTGAACCATGTTCCCCTGCGGGATCCCTTGACGATGAAACCTGTCGCCGCTCCCTAG